One window from the genome of Alnus glutinosa chromosome 13, dhAlnGlut1.1, whole genome shotgun sequence encodes:
- the LOC133853878 gene encoding protein FAR1-RELATED SEQUENCE 6-like, producing MDLSQFDLISQHEDDYSLTHIELYDVVPIEMDPQNDGNEIVANDQLNDGVDNCRSKAKLIDGDKVVEEPKSGMLFGSIEEVIDYYRNYGKQAGFGVTQKKKKKYENGDVHYISLTCARGGKASSSSSNNLCKASKTSKTGYQATLNATLVDTSWYVTNVNLGHNHDLSPGKARYFRCNKKLDPATKRKLDIDDRAGIRTNKIYNALAIEAGGYENLTFGEKECRNYIANSRRLCLGTGGAAALRDYFNRMRKVNDDFYFDIDVDDECRLRNVFWADARRAALISSEDTASFVWLFEAWLKCMKGRAPRAIITDQDRAMKNAIKKVFPNACHRFCLWHILKKLPEKFGSHSQYYAIKSAIRNCVYNSHTCDEFDACWQSMLECYNLEENAWLRGLYSERTFWVQTYLNDVFWAGMTTTQRSESMNAFFDSYVQSSTSLKEFVDQYDNALCRKVEVENVADFDSFNTTISCVSYWPFEKQFQKIYTHAKFREVQKEISSIMYCGSSLLKSECGIRTYQVIEQVEINESYRKKIVFNVCYNGPVCEVNCSCRLFDSRGILCKHAISVLTTFEDVDLLPEKYFLNRWRKDLKRPYKLIKSSYDPLSGNPTADRYAELSNNVLKLAAIAAPNVDHCMEVQKYVDMLIKKFSGPSCEQSQPSQSLPSAKDLPSAPMIDNGAMDCMEVEVCSPLVAQTKGARPSIRKVFVVEKVVGKKSSKGGNKKQSNTNPEQRRKRKKTCQRSLVDELDTSEDPLLFSTDVQHDQVIETHIVYLHRFSVNLIGSWMNLREMVFVYKLSYYKSDFAFKACGEELLVVGGQRGPQGEGIVLNSWSPESGIKDGTLDWKVFGVKEHVGVKGASVCIYLID from the exons ATGGATTTATCACAATTTGACTTGATTTCACAACACGAAGATGATTATTCATTGACACATATTGAACTTTATGATGTTGTGCCCATCGaaatggaccctcaaaatg atggaaatgaaaTTGTTGCTAATGACCAATTGAATGATGGTGTGGATAATTGTCGGTCCAAGGCCAAGCTCATAGATGGAGATAAAGTTGTTGAGGAGCCTAAGAGCGGTATGCTATTTGGCTCCATAGAGGAAGTCATTGACTATTATAGGAATTATGGAAAGCAAGCGGGCTTTGGTGTgacacaaaagaagaagaaaaagtatgaaaatggaGATGTACACTACATCAGTCTGACATGTGCTCGCGGAGGCAAAGCATCATCCAGTTCAAGTAATAACCTGTGCAAGGCTAGCAAAACAAGCAAAACGGGGTATCAGGCTACTTTGAATGCAACGTTAGTGGATACATCATGGTATGTGACAAATGTAAATCTAGGGCATAATCACGACTTAAGCCCAGGTAAAGCAAGATACTTTCGGTGCAACAAGAAGTTGGATCCTGCTACGAAGAGAAAGCTTGATATAGATGATAGAGCTGGAATCCGCACCAACAAAATTTATAACGCACTAGCCATTGAAGCGGGGGGTTATGAGAATCttacatttggagagaaagagtgTCGTAATTATATTGCGAACTCAAGACGCCTTTGCCTTGGTACAGGAGGTGCTGCAGCACTTCGTGACTATTTCAATAgaatgcggaaagtaaatgatgatttttattttgatatagaTGTGGATGATGAGTGTAGGCTGAGAAAtgttttttgggctgatgcacgaa GGGCGGCATTAATTTCAAGTGAGGATACGGcatcatttgtttggttgtttgaggcaTGGTTGAAATGCATGAAGGGCCGTGCGCCAAGGGCAATTATTACAGATCAAGATAGGgccatgaaaaatgctattaaGAAGGTGTTTCCGAATGCTTGtcatagattttgtttatggcataTACTGAAAAAACTTCCGGAAAAGTTTGGATCACATTCACAATACTATGCCATTAAGAGTGCCATAAGAAATTGTGTGTATAATTCTCATACATGTGACGAGTTTGATGCATGTTGGCAGAGTATGCTTGAGTGTTATAATCTAGAGGAGAATGCATGGCTGCGTGGTTTATACAGTGAAAGGACTTTTTGGGTACaaacatatttgaatgatgTATTTTGGGCCGGCATGACTACCACACAACGTAGTGAGAGTATGAATGCCTTTTTTGATAGTTATGTGCAATCGTCCACCTCATTAAAGGAATTTGTGGATCAATACGATAACGCTTTGTGCAGGAAGGTTGAGGTTgagaatgttgctgatttcgATTCCTTCAATACCACCATTTCATGTGTGAGCTATTGGCCCTTTGAGAAGCAATTCCAAAAAATTTACACCCATGCAAAGTTTAGAGAAGTTCAGAAGGAGATTTCATCGATTATGTATTGTGGTTCTTctcttttaaaaagtgaatgtGGAATTCGTACCTATCAGGTGATCGAACAGGTAGAAATTAATGAATCCTAtaggaaaaaaattgtttttaatgtttgctACAATGGCCCTGTATGTGAAGTGAATTGTAGTTGCCGTTTGTTTGACTCAAGAGGAATTTTGTGCAAACATGCCATATCCGTGTTGACTACATTTGAAGATGTGGATTTGTTGCCCGAAAAGTATTTTCTAAATCGATGGAGGAAGGATTTGAAGCGGCCATATAAGTTAATCAAGAGTAGTTATGATCCTTTGAGTGGCAACCCTACTGCAGATCGATATGCTGAACTAAGCAACAATGTGCTGAAGTTGGCCGCTATTGCAGCACCAAACGTGGACCATTGCATGGAAGTGCAAAAGTATGTTGATAtgctaattaagaaatttaGCGGTCCAAGCTGTGAACAAAGTCAACCTTCCCAATCACTCCCAAGTGCAAAAGATCTCCCAAGTGCACCTATGATCGATAATGGAGCCATGGATTGTATGGAGGTGGAGGTGTGTAGTCCTCTTGTGGCTCAAACTAAAGGTGCGCGACCATCAATCAGAAAAGTGTTTGTGGTTGAAAAAGTGGTGGGAAAAAAGTCGTCAAAAGGAGGAAATAAGAAACAGAGCAACACAAATCCCGAGCAgcgaaggaaaagaaagaag acaTGCCAAAGATCGCTAGTAGATGAATTGGACACAAGTGAAGATCCGTTGCTTTTTTCAACTGATGTGCAGCATGACCAAGTGATTGAAACACACATAGTGTACTTACACAG ATTTTCTGTGAATTTGATTGGGAGTTGGATGAACTTGAG AGAGATGGTTTTCGTTTACAAACTCTCCTATTACAAGTCTGATTTTGCTTTCAAGGCTTGTGGAGAGGAACTTCTTGTGGTGGGCGGGCAACGAGGTCCACAAGGCGAAGGCATTGTGCTTAACTCTTGGTCTCCTGAGTCCGGGATCAAGGATGGAACCTTGGATTGGAAGGTTTTTGGTGTGAAGGAGCATGTTGGTGTGAAGGGTGCTTCTGTGTGCATTTATCTTATTGACTAG